CCTCGGCCGGGCAGCTGAGCGCGTACGTCGACCGGGTGCTCGCCGCCACGGGCGCCCCGGAGGTCGACATCGTCGGCCACTCGCAGGGCGGCATGATGCCGCGCTACTACCTCAAGTTCCTCGGCGGCGCCCAGAAGGTGAACGCCCTGGTCGGGCTCGCGCCCGACAACCACGGCACGACCCTCCTCGGACTGACGAAGCTGCTGCCGCATTTCCCCGGCGCCGAGGACCTGCTGACCGAGAACACCCCCGGGCTCGCCGACCAGATCGCCGGGTCGGCCTTCCTGACCAAGCTCAACGCGGGCGGTGACACGGTGCCCGGTGTCGCGTACACCGTCATCGCGACCCGCTACGACCAGGTGGTCACCCCGTACCGCAGCCAGTTCCTGTCCGGGCCCGGCGTACGGAACGTCACCCTTCAGGACCTGTGCGCGGTGAACCTCTCCGAGCATCTGGCGATCGGGCTGATCGACCGGATCGCGTTCCACGAGGTGGCCAACGCGCTCGACCCGGGCCGCGCCACGCCGACGACCTGCGCGTCCGTCATCGGCTGAGCGTGACACGGCGCGGGGCCCGGACCGACGACCGGTCCGGGCCCCGCGTGACGTGCGACGTGCGACTCAGTGACGTGCTCGTGCGACGTACTCCCTCGATGTGCCCGCGTGCCCGCGTGCCCGTGCCCGCGTGCCCGTGTGTCAGCGGCTGTGCCGGCCGCCGCCCGCGGGCTGCGCCCTGCGGCGCACCGTGGCGAACATGACCGCCGCGCCCGCCGCGAGGATCGCCGCGCCACCTGCCGCGATGTACGGGGTCGTGCTGTCGCCACCGGTCTCGGCGAGGTTCTCCGAACCGCCCGCCGGCTGCGGCGCGCCGGTGTCGGCGTCCGCGCCGTTCGCCTCGGGGGTGTTGGCCCCGGCGGCCTCGGTCTCCGTGCCGGTCGCGGGCTTCTCGCCGGTGTCCTTCCCGGTGTCCCCTGCGGCTTCCTTCACCGCTTCCTCCGCCTCGCCGGGGGTGTCGCCGCCGTGCCCGCCGTGGTCGACGGTGGACTGGGACGCGCCCTCCTCGACATCGGCCTCGGAGGGGGCGGACGCCTGGGGAGCGGCCGGCGAACCGCCGGTGTCGGCGCCGAAGACCACGTCGGAGCAGGTGTAGAACGCCTCGGGGCTGTCCGAGCGCTGCCAGATCGAATAGATCAGATGGCGGCCCGACTTGTTGGGGACGATCCCGTTGAAGACGTACGAGCCGTTCTCCAGCTTCGGGTCGGTGACCGTGACGAACGGCTTGTCCTCCAGGTCCGACCAGGCGAGCGGCTTGGCCGGGTCGTACCCGTCCTTGGTGACGTACAGCTCGAAGGAGCCCTTGTGCGGGGCGGTGGCCCTGTAGGTGAAGGTGCGGTTGCCCGCGGTGAACGGCGACGACGGCCAGTCGCCGCGCGGCAGGTCGAGGCCCTTGTACTTGTCACGGCCCGCCGAACAGAGCTTGCCGTCGGGGATGATCGCCTGGTGGTTGCCCGCGGCGGCGGCGATGTTGACCTCGTTCCAGTCGTAGAGCGCCTGCGTCCCGCCGGCCGCCACCGCCGCCTTGCACGCCGCCGACTTCGGGCTCTCCGGGCCCTCCGCGAAGCACGCGGAAACCCGGCTGACCGGGTCCGTCATCGACCCGTGGGCGGCTGCCGGGACGGCGGCCGTTCCGACGAGCAGGAGCGGTACGGCGCTCAGCACGACGATCCCGGCGGTCCTGCGACGAGCGGTCATGGATGGGTTCTCCTTCGGGCGGCACGAGCTTGGGGGTGCGGAGCGGGACAACTCCCGGCGGCGTGACCTCCGTTGAACGGCGCCACCGGCCGCGTCCCGCTCCGGCCCTCAGCAAGCTAGCCCCTCGAAACCCCGAAACAGCCTGCGAGTACGGGGCGTGGAGGATTCTTATGGTCGGCTTAAGTTTCAAGTAAGCCGTCGCTAAGCGACCGTTGGGATCGAACCGGACCGGACCCGCTGCCGGCCCGTCAGACGGCCGGCACCGTGTCCTCGAAGGTCGTGCCCGCAGCGCGGTACCCGCTCACCAGCGCGCCCACCTGCGCGGGGCTGAGGACCTGGTCCTTCACGTGCAGCACATAGTCCACCTGCTGGTCGTACGAGCGCGGCGCGGTGCTGGTCTGGCCCGCCAGGTCGATCAGCCACTGGTTGAAGTTGATCGACATCGGCCGCTCCGGCAGATACGCGGCCCCGTGCGTGCCGAAGTGCCGGCCGTCGACGTAGTAGGTGATGGCGCTGTTGTCGATGGTCACCACCAGGTCGTGCCACCCGGCGTAGCTCTGCCGGGCCTCGCTGTGCTGGTTTACGGCCTCCCACGGGTCGGGGCGGTAGGTCTCCCACGACGTGGTGTAGAGGATGTTGGCCGGTTCGCCCCAGCCGCCGTTCGGCAGATACTCGAAGTCGTACTCCGCGTAGTCGTCCGCCATCGGGGCCTTGAGGTCGTTGATGGTGAAGAACGTCTGGACGAGCCGGTCGCCGTCGGGGCCGGACCTGGGCGCGTCGCTGAACCTCACCCGCGCCGCGTAGGTCCCGTTCCGGAACTTCATGGACCGGGTGAGGATCTCCGTCTGCTCGGTGGACGCCGCCGTACCGGCGGTGGACGTCTCCAGGTTCATCACCGAGTTGCCGCCCTGACCGGCGAACGTGACGTTCTCCGGCGCCCAGCCGGCCCCGGGCACCCCGGGGCCGCCCGAGTTCGCGCGAACGCTCCAGCCGTTCGCGGCGATCCTCGGATCGGTGTGGCCGCTGTAGTTGAAGTCGTCGAACAGGGTGGGACCGTCGGCGGGGTCGGTCGGGTCCGGGGGATCCGTGGGGTCGGTCGGGCCGTTGCCGCCGGGTGCCTCGCCCCAGACCGTCGCGCCGCCGAGGTGCGCCGTGATCCGGGACCAGTCGCCGTACGTGGCCCGCTCCCCGCCGAAGGAGTAGTCGTCGCTCTGCCCCAGCGGCTGCCAGTCCGTCCGGTGGAACCGCAGTTGCATGTCACCGGTGTCCGCGCCGGGGGGCAGGGATCCGGCCCCCGCCGTGAACGCGATCTCCAGGTAACGGTCGGCGGTGGCGGTCGGGTTGGCGGGCGTCCCGAAGGTCCCGGTGATGTTGGCGCAGCCCTTCACCGCCCACGAGCAGGCGAACCGGTAGGCCGCGGAGGCCGAATCGGCCTTGAAGTAGTACCGCACCTTGACATTGCTCAGCGGTACGGCGGTGCTGCCGGTGTTGCGCACCTTCAGCCAGGGTTCGCTCTGGTCGGCCGTCGCCCCGGCGGCGCTCGTGCGGTACTGGACGACGAGCCCGTCGGCCGCCGCGGCGCCGGCGGAGGCGGGCATCGCCGCCAGCGCCGTACAGCTCAGGGCCACGGTGACAGCGGCGGCGGCTGCCGCGCGGACGCGGCTCTTGGCGAGTTTCCTCATGGGGTGTTCCTCTCCGGAACGTGGTGGGGGAGGGGCGGGGAATCACGGACGGGGTGGCGCCGTACCTGCGGGGACGGTCGTCAGGGACCGTGCGGTGAGCGGGCGGTAGCGGACACCGAGGGCGTCCAGCCGTGCGGTGTGGTGGCGCAGCCGCTCCACGAATCCGGTCCAGTCGCCGCGCCCGCCGGACCAGGCCCGGTCCGCGAGGGCGCACAGCCGGGGATAGGTGAGGTACTCGATCCGGTCCGGCGTCTTCACGTACTCGGTCCACAACTGCGCCTGGGTACCGAGCACACGGGCGGTCTCCTCGGCCGCCCAGTTGCCCGGTGCCGGCTCGTTGCCGTGCACCGCGTGAAGCGCGACCGGCTCGCCGGGCTGGCCCGGGGGTTCGTCGGGCTCGGCGGACTGCGCGTAGTCGAGGTAGGTCGCCCGGTGATGGGCGGTCACCACCTGGTGGCCGCGCCGGGCGGCGGCCAGGGCGTGTGCCGGATCGCGCCAGGTCATCACCGTGAAGTCGAGGGGCAGTTCGGTTCCGGTCTCGGCCCAGCCGACGGGCCTGCGGCCCCGCTCCACCAGGAACTCCCCGATCCGGCCCATGAACCAGCCGTGCAGCGCCGCCGGTCCGTCGAGCCCCTCGGCCGAGGCGCGGGCGCGGGCCGCCGGACTGTTCTCCCACTCGGTGGTCGGGCACTCCTCGCCGCCGATATGGATGTACGGGGACGGGAAGACGTCCATGACCTCGTCCAGTACCGTCCGGCAGAAGTCGAGTGCCCCGTCGTGGACGCCGAGCACGGTGTCGCAGACACCCCACCGGGTCCAGACGTCGAGGCCGCGCTCCGGGTGGTTGCCGAGCTCCGGGTAGGCGGCCAGGGCGGCCCGTACATGTCCCGGCATCTCGATCTCCGGCACGACGTCCACCCCGCGCTCCGCCGCGTAGCCCACCAGGGACCGCAGTTCCTCCTTGGTGTACGACCCCGTGTGCGGGACACCGTCGAACCGGTCGTCGCCCCGGCCCGGAGGCCGGCTCATCGACTCGCTCCGCCGGCCGCCGACCGAGGTCAGCCGGGGATAGGCGTCGACCGGCATGCGCCAGCCCTGGTCGTCGGTGAGATGCAGATGGAGGGTGTTGAGTTTGTGGAAGGCGAGCAGGTCCACGTATCTGCGCAGATAGGAGACGGGCTGGAAGTGCCGGGCGACGTCGAGCATCGCGCCGCGCCAGGGGTGGGCGGGCGCGTCGCTGATCTCGACGCAGGGCAGCTCCCGGGACCCGCCCCGGACCTGGCCCGACAGGGCATCGGCGGGCAGCAGTTGACGGATCGTCTGGACGCCGCGCAGCAGGCCGGTGGGTCGCGCGGCACGCAGCGTCAGCGCCCCCGGGCCGACGGTGAGCCCGTACCCCTCCTCACCGAGTCCGCCGAGCCGCGGGTCCAGCGACAGCACGATCTGTCCGTCGGGGGAGGGCGGGAACGGCAGTCCGGTCACCGGGGTGAGCAGGCCGCGCAGGAGATCCGCCGCCGCCTTCGTGCCGGGCAGGGACCGCAGGGCGGTGTCCGCGTCGAGGATGAGACGGCCGGGGCGGGGAGAGACCTTGCGGGGCCGGGGGACGAGGGAGAGTGCGGGGTGTGACGGTGACACGGCGGGTGGCCTCCGGGAGTTCGGATCTCGGACGGTTCGCGGGTCTTCTTCGCCGGGCTTTCCTGGTCGGTTCTTCTCTGTCCGGTCTTCTTCTTCGGGTTCGGTACGTCGGGTCGTGTTCGCGGATCAGCCCTTGACGGCGCCGGCCGCGAAGCCGGCGGTGACATGGCGCTGGAGCAGCAGGAAGATCACCAGCGCGGGCAGGGCGAAGAGCGTCGAGGCGGCCATGGTGGCGCCCCAGTCGGTGCCGAACGTGTTCTGGAAGGACGACAGCCAGACCGGCAGGGTGCGGTTGTCCTGCTCCTTGATGATCAGGAAGTTGGCGTAGGCGAACTCGTTCCACGCGGTGATGAAACCGAAGAGCGAGGTCGCCATCAGACCGGGCACGAGCAGGGGCAGGGCCACCCGCCGGAACGCACCGGTCCTGGTGCAGCCGTCCACCCGCGCCGCCTCTTCCAGCTCGGGCGGAATGGTGCCGATGAAGCCCCGGAGGACCACGATCGTGAACGGCAGCGTGATCATGAAGTAGACCAGGGTCAGCGTCGGCAGCCGGTCGAGCATGTTCGTGTCGCGGGAGATGATGTAGACGGGGATGATCAGCGATTCCCACGGAGCCATCTGGGCGATGAAGACCATCAGCATGAAATGCCGCCGGCCCTTCCAGCGCATCCGGGCGACGGCGAACGCCGCCCCGAGCGCCACCAGCAGCGACAGCAGCACCGCGCCGAGGGTGACGAGGACGCTGTTGCGCCAGAAGAGTTCGAAGCCGTCGGCGCCCACGGCCCTGCGGAAGTGGTCGAGCGTCCAGGTGCCCGGGATCAGCCGGGGATCGGCCGACCGGATGTCGCGGGACGGAGTGAAGGCGGTCGAGATCATCCAGTACACGGGGAACAGACACACCACGACGGTCACCACGGCGGCGGCGTTCAGCGGAATCCGGCGGACTCGGGGACGAAGCGGGGTCATCGTGATTCGTCCTCCTGGCGGAGCATCTGACGGAAGTGGAGGACGAGCACCCCGGACATCAGGACCACGGTGAGCATCGACGCCGCGGAGCCCAGGTCGTAGCGCTGGCTGGAGAGCGCCGTCTGGACCGCGTACACGGGCAGGATCGTCGTGGCGTCGCCCGGCCCGCCGCGGGTCATCACCCAAATCTGGACGAACGCCTTGAACGTCCAGATCACCTCCAGCGAGAAGACCAGCAGGAAGATCGGCCGGAGCATCGGGAACGTGACCGAGCGGAAGATCCGGGAGCCCGACGCCCCGTCGAGCCGGGCCGACTCGTACAGCTCGGCGGGGACCGTGGTGAGCGCCGAGTAGAGGGTGATCGCCGCGAACGGCACGGACTGCCAGACGATCAGTACGACGAGGATCGTGAAGGCGGCGGTGCCGTTCGCGAACCACGGGTAGCGGTCGAAGGACTCGAAACCCGCGGTGGTCAGGGCCCGGTTGACGATGCCGAACTCGGAGTGGAACAGCCACTGGAAGACGGTGGTGGCCGCCACCACCGGCATCGCCCAGGCGAGCACCAGCGCACTGAGGACGACGGTGCGGCCGGTCTTCGCCAGCCGTTCGGTCATCAGCGCCACGAGGGTGGAGAGCACCATGATCAGGACGACGTTGACGGCCATGAAGAGGAAGGTGCGGCCGGTCACCTCCCAGAAACGGGGGTCGGAGAGCAGTGTGCGGTAGTTCCGCAGCCCCACGAACTCCGCGTCCCCGCTGATCAGTTGGCGAAGCCCGAAGTCCTGGAACGAGATCACCACGGCCCGCAGCAGCGGGTAGACGAGCAGATACAGCATGCCGCCGATCGCGGGCGCGATCAGGGCGTACGGCCAGAGGCCCGGCGACGGGCGGGAACGCCGCCGCTCCCGCGGTCCGGCCGGGGGGCCGGGGGCCGGTCGGTGCTGGGGGGTGCGTGGTGCGGTCCGCTCGCGGATGACCGGCACGGCGCGCCTCCTCTCGGTGGAATCCCTTTCGCGGAATCCCTCTCGGAGGTGTTGGGGAGAACAGCCAGGGGCCCGTGGCCGGGCCCGAACCCCCGTCCGGGGATCAGGAGCCGGCGTTCATGGCCCGGGTGATGTCCTGCGACGCCTTCGCGGCTTCCTTCGCCGGGTCACCGCCGACGAGGACCGCGGTCATGTAGTCCTTGATGGGGTTCTCGGCCTCCACGGCGGCCCAGCCGGGGGTGTTGGGTGTCGCGTGGCCGTTCGCCGCGCCGACCGCCATCGCGGAGGCGCCCGGATCGTCCGCCACGGCCGCCGCCAGCGTGGTCCGGTTCGGTACGTAGCTCATGGCGACGGCGAGCTTCTTCTGCCAGGTGTCGCCGGTCAGTTCCTTGATGAACGTCAGCGCCTCGTCCGGGTGCCCGGCCGCGGCGGGGACGACCAGATCGGAGCCGCCGGTGAAGACGGCGCCCGGAGCGTCGGCGGTCTTGCCCGGGATCGGGAAGAAGCCCAGCTTTCCCTTGAGCCGGGCGTTGTTCCCGAGCACGGCGTTGGCCAGGCCCGGGGTGGCGATGATCTGGGCCACCTGCCCCTTCGCCATCACCTCGGCCTGCGGCGGATCGTCCTCGTCGGAGTCCTTGGGGCCCTTGCCCAGCGCCTGGAGCCGCCCGTAGAACTCCATGCCGCGCAGGGCCTCCGGGGTGTCCAGCGACCCCTTCCACTCGTCGCCCGACCCGGTGGCGAAGTCGCCGCCCTCGTCCCAGATGAAGCCGCCCAGCGCGTACCAGAGCTGGCCGGGGAGATAGATGCCCTGGGTGCCGCCCTTGTTGAGCTTCGCCGTCGCCTCGATCCACTGCTCGCGTGTCCTGATCGCGGCGGCGTCGATGCCCGCCCGCTCGAACAGATCGGTGCGGTGGACGACGACCCGGTTCGCCGCGTAGTACGGGATGCCGTACTGCTTCCCCTCGTACGAACCCGGCTCCGCGAGTCCCTTCAGCCAGTCCTCACCCTTCAACTCCGTTTTGCTGTCGGTGAGGTCGAGCAGTCCGCCGCTCGACGCGAACTGCGCCACCTGGGTGTTGCCCACCTCGATGACGTCGGGCGCGTCGTTGCTGGCGAGGGCCGCGGTGATCTTCTGGCCGATGCCGTCCCACTCCTGGATCTGGATCTCGGCCCTGATCTTCGGGTGCGCGGCCTCGAAACCCGCCACGAACTCCTTCTGGAACTCCGCCGACACGCTGTCACGCATCAGCCAGACATCGACCGTCGTCCGTCCGTCGCCGCTCGCGTCGGCGGGGCCGGAGGACGTACTACAGGCACTGAGCGCGGCGGCCATGACCAGCACGGACCCACCGGCGAGCAAGCGGTACTTCACGATTCACCTCGGAGAGAGCACGACCTGACCACCTGACCAGTGAGGGTCACTGGACAGCTCACCACTTGATGCTGGATGAAGGTGGCATGGGCCAATGAGGCCGTCAACCCCCCTTGTGGAAAAGGGCATTGGTGATCTCGGCGGACTTCGCGGTGCTTTCGCTCGTCGCAGTGGCGGCTACACTTGACCTGACCAGTAGAGTCGGTTGGCGTACTGGTCGCGTGAACTGGTAAGTCTGGTCCGGCTGATAAGACCGACAAGGCCGCTGAGTGATGCGGGCGTCCGGAGGGGGACACCATGGATGTCGACGTACCCGGGACGGTGCTCAAACGGGAGCGGGCCCGTGACGCCGTCCTGGAGCTGATCGAGTCGCGCAGCCCCGGGGACGCCATCCCCTCCGAACGCGCCCTGTGCGCGCTGCTCGAAGTGTCGAGGCCCACCGTGCGCTCGGCGATCGACGAGCTGGTGGCCGCCGGGCTCCTGGTCCGCGAGCACGGCCGCGGCATGTTCGTCGCCCCCGCGAAGATCACCCAGGAACTGGTCTCGGCGGACCTCACCCTGACCGTGCCGCGTGCGGCCGGTACGTGGTCGAGCCGGCTGCTGGAGTTCACCACCCACCAGGCCGGCGCCCGGGTCGGCCGCAAGCTCCGTATGTCACCCGCCGAGGACATCCTCTACGTCGCCCGGCTGCGGCTGGTCGACGGCACCCCGATGGCGATCGAGCATCTGCACATCAGGGCGGCCCTCGCCCCCGGCCTGTCGGCCGAGGAACTGGAGAGCGGCGATCTCTACGAACATCTGCGGGACACCCACGGGGTGCATGTCCACGAGGCCGTGCAGGCCATCGAGCCGACCGTCGTCACCCGCGCGGAGGCCGGGTTCCTCGACGTGCCCGAACTCTCCCCGGCGCTGCTGTTCGAGCGGCTGACCTCGGACACCACCGGCCGGCCCGTGGAGTACGTCCACTCGCTCTACCGGGGCGACCGCTACCGCATCGTCTCCCGGCTCACGCTCGGCCCGGCAGCGGCGGCGGCCGGACCGGCCGGCGGGGAAGGGCACCATCCGGGCATCCCGCCGGGCGACTTCGCCCACGGGGACGCCATGACCTCCTCCACCCGGGGGGACATCCAGTCGGGCGGGTGAACCGACCCGTCCGCGTGCCCGCCACCCTCGGTCCGGCCGTCGGCGGCGCCGTGACCACCACCCGCAGCCCTCACCCCACCCAGCGGTAGCGCCGCTCCGGGCGGCCCGTCCCGCCGTACCGGAGCGTCACCTCCGCACGGCCCGTGTCCGCGAAGTACTCCAGATAGCGCCGCGCGCTCACCCGCGACAGCGCCCCCTCGTCCGCGCACTCCGTCGCCGACAGCCCCTCCGCGTGACGCCGCAGCGTCCGCTCCACCAGCTCCGCCGTGTGCGCGGCCAGCCCCTTCGGAAGCTCACGCGAACCCGGCGGACGCGTCCCGAAGATATGGTCGACGTCCTCCTGACGCGCCTCGCCCAGCCGGTCCAGCCGGGTCCGCAGCGACGCCACGTGCCGCAGCTGCTCCTGGAGCGCCGACCGGCTGAACGGTTTGATCAGATAGTGCAGCGCCCCCGCCCGCAGCGCCGCCCGGATGACCCCCGCGTCCCGCGCCGCCGTGATGAACAGGGCGTCCACACTCGTACGGGTCGCGTCCCGCTCCTCCGCCGCCCGCAGCTCACGCAGCACGGCGATGCCGTCCATGTCCGGCAGATAGATGTCCAGGAGCACCAGGTCGGGGCGGGTCCGCTCGGCCGCGCGCAGCGCGTCGGCGCCGCTGTGCGCCACCCCGACGACCTCAAACCCGTCCATCGCGGACACATAGCGGCCGTGCAGCTTCGCGACCATGAAGTCGTCGTCCACCACCAGCACTTTTGTCACGTCGTCACGCTAAGCCGCGACCGTAACGACCACAACGTCCGTTGATTCCGGAAGAGAGACAGGTTCTTAACACGAAGGCAACATGTGGGCCACCTCACTGCCCCACCCCTTGCATCCCTGAAAGGCGGCCACACGTGCGACTTCGCACTCCCCTCGCCCTCCTCGGGGCCGCGCTGATGGTGCTGGTGGGTCCGCCGCTGCTTTCCGCGGGCAGTGGCGGCGACAC
Above is a window of Streptomyces sp. NBC_01498 DNA encoding:
- a CDS encoding esterase/lipase family protein, which translates into the protein MLPWKRAFGPLAALLLAASVATTAPAAAATPTAAPTAVTAPAPASVNAAAASSGWNNYSCKPSAAHPRPVVLVHGTFANSVDNWLGLAPYLVARGYCVFSLDYGQLPGVPFFHGLGPIETSAGQLSAYVDRVLAATGAPEVDIVGHSQGGMMPRYYLKFLGGAQKVNALVGLAPDNHGTTLLGLTKLLPHFPGAEDLLTENTPGLADQIAGSAFLTKLNAGGDTVPGVAYTVIATRYDQVVTPYRSQFLSGPGVRNVTLQDLCAVNLSEHLAIGLIDRIAFHEVANALDPGRATPTTCASVIG
- a CDS encoding lytic polysaccharide monooxygenase auxiliary activity family 9 protein is translated as MTARRRTAGIVVLSAVPLLLVGTAAVPAAAHGSMTDPVSRVSACFAEGPESPKSAACKAAVAAGGTQALYDWNEVNIAAAAGNHQAIIPDGKLCSAGRDKYKGLDLPRGDWPSSPFTAGNRTFTYRATAPHKGSFELYVTKDGYDPAKPLAWSDLEDKPFVTVTDPKLENGSYVFNGIVPNKSGRHLIYSIWQRSDSPEAFYTCSDVVFGADTGGSPAAPQASAPSEADVEEGASQSTVDHGGHGGDTPGEAEEAVKEAAGDTGKDTGEKPATGTETEAAGANTPEANGADADTGAPQPAGGSENLAETGGDSTTPYIAAGGAAILAAGAAVMFATVRRRAQPAGGGRHSR
- a CDS encoding cellulose binding domain-containing protein codes for the protein MRKLAKSRVRAAAAAAVTVALSCTALAAMPASAGAAAADGLVVQYRTSAAGATADQSEPWLKVRNTGSTAVPLSNVKVRYYFKADSASAAYRFACSWAVKGCANITGTFGTPANPTATADRYLEIAFTAGAGSLPPGADTGDMQLRFHRTDWQPLGQSDDYSFGGERATYGDWSRITAHLGGATVWGEAPGGNGPTDPTDPPDPTDPADGPTLFDDFNYSGHTDPRIAANGWSVRANSGGPGVPGAGWAPENVTFAGQGGNSVMNLETSTAGTAASTEQTEILTRSMKFRNGTYAARVRFSDAPRSGPDGDRLVQTFFTINDLKAPMADDYAEYDFEYLPNGGWGEPANILYTTSWETYRPDPWEAVNQHSEARQSYAGWHDLVVTIDNSAITYYVDGRHFGTHGAAYLPERPMSINFNQWLIDLAGQTSTAPRSYDQQVDYVLHVKDQVLSPAQVGALVSGYRAAGTTFEDTVPAV
- a CDS encoding beta-N-acetylhexosaminidase encodes the protein MSPSHPALSLVPRPRKVSPRPGRLILDADTALRSLPGTKAAADLLRGLLTPVTGLPFPPSPDGQIVLSLDPRLGGLGEEGYGLTVGPGALTLRAARPTGLLRGVQTIRQLLPADALSGQVRGGSRELPCVEISDAPAHPWRGAMLDVARHFQPVSYLRRYVDLLAFHKLNTLHLHLTDDQGWRMPVDAYPRLTSVGGRRSESMSRPPGRGDDRFDGVPHTGSYTKEELRSLVGYAAERGVDVVPEIEMPGHVRAALAAYPELGNHPERGLDVWTRWGVCDTVLGVHDGALDFCRTVLDEVMDVFPSPYIHIGGEECPTTEWENSPAARARASAEGLDGPAALHGWFMGRIGEFLVERGRRPVGWAETGTELPLDFTVMTWRDPAHALAAARRGHQVVTAHHRATYLDYAQSAEPDEPPGQPGEPVALHAVHGNEPAPGNWAAEETARVLGTQAQLWTEYVKTPDRIEYLTYPRLCALADRAWSGGRGDWTGFVERLRHHTARLDALGVRYRPLTARSLTTVPAGTAPPRP
- a CDS encoding carbohydrate ABC transporter permease; protein product: MTPLRPRVRRIPLNAAAVVTVVVCLFPVYWMISTAFTPSRDIRSADPRLIPGTWTLDHFRRAVGADGFELFWRNSVLVTLGAVLLSLLVALGAAFAVARMRWKGRRHFMLMVFIAQMAPWESLIIPVYIISRDTNMLDRLPTLTLVYFMITLPFTIVVLRGFIGTIPPELEEAARVDGCTRTGAFRRVALPLLVPGLMATSLFGFITAWNEFAYANFLIIKEQDNRTLPVWLSSFQNTFGTDWGATMAASTLFALPALVIFLLLQRHVTAGFAAGAVKG
- a CDS encoding carbohydrate ABC transporter permease, producing MPVIRERTAPRTPQHRPAPGPPAGPRERRRSRPSPGLWPYALIAPAIGGMLYLLVYPLLRAVVISFQDFGLRQLISGDAEFVGLRNYRTLLSDPRFWEVTGRTFLFMAVNVVLIMVLSTLVALMTERLAKTGRTVVLSALVLAWAMPVVAATTVFQWLFHSEFGIVNRALTTAGFESFDRYPWFANGTAAFTILVVLIVWQSVPFAAITLYSALTTVPAELYESARLDGASGSRIFRSVTFPMLRPIFLLVFSLEVIWTFKAFVQIWVMTRGGPGDATTILPVYAVQTALSSQRYDLGSAASMLTVVLMSGVLVLHFRQMLRQEDESR
- a CDS encoding extracellular solute-binding protein; the protein is MKYRLLAGGSVLVMAAALSACSTSSGPADASGDGRTTVDVWLMRDSVSAEFQKEFVAGFEAAHPKIRAEIQIQEWDGIGQKITAALASNDAPDVIEVGNTQVAQFASSGGLLDLTDSKTELKGEDWLKGLAEPGSYEGKQYGIPYYAANRVVVHRTDLFERAGIDAAAIRTREQWIEATAKLNKGGTQGIYLPGQLWYALGGFIWDEGGDFATGSGDEWKGSLDTPEALRGMEFYGRLQALGKGPKDSDEDDPPQAEVMAKGQVAQIIATPGLANAVLGNNARLKGKLGFFPIPGKTADAPGAVFTGGSDLVVPAAAGHPDEALTFIKELTGDTWQKKLAVAMSYVPNRTTLAAAVADDPGASAMAVGAANGHATPNTPGWAAVEAENPIKDYMTAVLVGGDPAKEAAKASQDITRAMNAGS
- a CDS encoding GntR family transcriptional regulator, whose product is MDVDVPGTVLKRERARDAVLELIESRSPGDAIPSERALCALLEVSRPTVRSAIDELVAAGLLVREHGRGMFVAPAKITQELVSADLTLTVPRAAGTWSSRLLEFTTHQAGARVGRKLRMSPAEDILYVARLRLVDGTPMAIEHLHIRAALAPGLSAEELESGDLYEHLRDTHGVHVHEAVQAIEPTVVTRAEAGFLDVPELSPALLFERLTSDTTGRPVEYVHSLYRGDRYRIVSRLTLGPAAAAAGPAGGEGHHPGIPPGDFAHGDAMTSSTRGDIQSGG
- a CDS encoding response regulator yields the protein MVAKLHGRYVSAMDGFEVVGVAHSGADALRAAERTRPDLVLLDIYLPDMDGIAVLRELRAAEERDATRTSVDALFITAARDAGVIRAALRAGALHYLIKPFSRSALQEQLRHVASLRTRLDRLGEARQEDVDHIFGTRPPGSRELPKGLAAHTAELVERTLRRHAEGLSATECADEGALSRVSARRYLEYFADTGRAEVTLRYGGTGRPERRYRWVG